GCCGGAATTGCGCGATCAGTCCGGGCTGGACGAGCCTGTGGCCGAGTACCTGGCGGCGCAACCGGATGTGGAGGAGATGTTCCAGGACATCTCCAGCTACCTGCTCAAGTGGCTGCCGCGTTTTGCGGCCAGCAACCGGGCTTATGTCACCATCGCCATTGGCTGCACCGGCGGCCATCACCGTTCCGTCTACCTGACCGAACGCCTGGGCAAGGTGCTGCACCAAACCCTCAAGAACGTCCAGGTTCGCCACCGCGACCTCAGCTGAAAGGAACACCCCCGCGATGCCCGCTCTGGAAATTGAAATCATCAACAAGCTGGGCCTGCACGCCCGGGCCTCGGCCAAGTTCGTCGGCGTTGCCGGGCAGTTCCCTTGCCAGATCCGCGCCGGGCGCACACAGGAATCCATGGTCGACGGCAAAAGCATCATGGCCATGATGATGCTGGCTGCGGGCAAGGGCACAAAGATTCATTTGAAGACCGAAGGCGAACAAGAGCAGGAAGCCCTGGATGCGCTGGTGGCGTTGATCAACAACTTCTTTGACGAAGGCGAGTAACACCCTCTGTAGGAGCCGGCTTGCCGGCGATTGGCCCACAAGTCTTGCACTGACCTCAGGAACGCCATCGCCGGCAAGCCGGCTCCTACAAGGAATTTGGCAGAGTTCCTAGCCCAACGCTGTATCCATCACCATCATCAAGCAAAACCCGATGCACAACCCGAGGCTGGCGAGCTTGTCATGGCCATTGCGCCGCGACTCGGGAATGACTTCGTGCGTCACCACCAACAGCATCGCCCCGGCCGCCAGCGCCAACCCCAGCGGCAACAGCACCTGCGCCAGGCTCACCAGCCAGGCGCACAGCACCGCAAACACCGGCTCCACCAGGCCAGACGCCGCGCCAATCAGGAACGCCTTGACCCGCGACATCCCTGCCCCGGCCAGCACCAGCGCGATAACCAAACCCTCCGGCACATCCTGTAATGCGATGCCCATGGCCAGGCTGTCGGCATCGGGCATGCCGCCACCCGCCGAAACACCCACCGCCATGCCTTCAGGAATGTTGTGGGCAATGATGGCGAACACAAACAGCCAGATGCGCGGCGGTATCACCGGATGTTCCGCACTGCCCACCAGCATTTCCGGGCTGGCGCCGGAGACCTTGCGATCTACCAGGTACAACCCGAAAGCGCCTAGCATGATGCCGAAACTGATCAGGCCACTGGCGGCCCAGGGCGTCAGCCCCAGGCTTTCAGCCGCCGCGATACCCGGCACGATCAGCGAAAACGCAGTCGCCGCCAGCATCACCCCCGCACCAAAGCCGAGCAGCGTGTCACTCACCGCCAACGGCATCCGGCGAATTACCAGTACCGGCACGGCGCCCAAGGCGGTGCCAAGCGCGCAAATGGCACCACCCTGCAAGGCCCGCAGGATGCGCGGTTCCAGGTCAAGCCAGGCCAGCCCTTGGGCCACCAGCAATGCCGTTCCTGCCAATAGCAGCAGCGAGCCAAACGCATAACGAAACATCCGCACGCTGCTGATCGCCAGTGTTTCAGTGCCCATAGTCGGCCTTAGATCTTGTTATAGAGGAGTTTCAGCCCAGCGCAGCCTGGTAGCGTCCGGCAACTTCCGGCCAGTTGATGACGCTGTAGAACGCGTTGATGTATTCCGGACGCCGGTTCTGGTACAGCAGGTAGTAAGCGTGCTCCCAGACGTCCAGACCGAGGATTGGCGTGTTGCCGTTCATCAGCGGGCTGTCCTGGTTGCCGCTGCTCTCCACCACCAGGGTCTTTTGTGGGGTAACGCTCAACCACGCCCAGCCACTGCCGAACCGGGTCAATGCGGCTTTGGTGAATGCCTCCTTGAAGGCGTCGAAACCACCCAATTGTTCGTCGATGGCTTTACCCAGCGCACCCTCTGGCTTGCCGCCGCCCTTGGGCGACATCACGGCCCAGAACAACGAGTGGTTGGCGTGGCCGCCGCCCTGGTTGATCACCGCCGCCCGGAGTTTTTCCGGCAGTTGCTGCACGCTGGACACCAACTTCTCCACCGGCCACCCGGCAAACTCGGTGCCTTCGACGGCCGCGTTGAGGTTGTTGATATAGGTCTGGTGGTGCTTGGTGTAGTGGATCTCCATGGTTTGCGCATCGATATGCGGTTCAAGGGCGTCGTAGGCGTAAGGCAAGGCCGGCAAGGTGTAGGACATATCAATGAGCTCCATAAAAAGGGCTGTTGCGGGTCGACGCATCCGAGGGCGCCACGTTGCTGCCCAGCAGGCGGTGGGTACGCGGGTACTCACCGTGATCGCTGATGAAATTCAGCAGTTCGACGTAGGTCTTGCTGCTCTGGCGCAGGGCCGCCTCGCGCAATAGCGGGTTAAGGCGGGTGTCCTGCAGGGTCTGCAGCAGGCGCTGGTGAATGGCACAGAGGTATTCCGCGCTTTCCTCCGGCTGGTTCAGGCGCAGGTGCAGGTCTGCCAGGTTGTGATGGGAAATGACGCAAGCCGCCACCGCTTCGTCGGCATCCGCCCAACGCTCAAACAACACTTGAGCCAGGGCCAGGGCTTGCAGGTAGGCCTCGCGGGCATCTACCAGCTCGCCTGCCATAAAGCAGCGATTGGCCCGTTCGATCGTGCGTTTCCAGTGCTCCATGGTGAGCCTCCAAAGCAGGGTCGGTGATTACACGCCGCCGGCCGTGAGCTTTTCCGGATCCAGCAGGGTTTCCAGTTGGCTGCGGGGCAAGTCGGTGTGTTCGAGCGCCACGTCAATTACCGGGCGGCCCTGTTGATAGGCCTTCTTGGCGATTTCGGCGGCCTTTTGGTAACCAATGATCGGGTTGAGTGCGGTCACCAGGATCGGGTTGCGTGAGAGCGCTTCCTTGAGCTTGGCTTCGTTGACCTTGAAGCTGGCGATGGCCTTGTCGGCCAGCAGGCGGCTGGAGTTGGCCAGCAATTCCAGGCTGTTGAGCAGGTTCTGGGCGATGATCGGCAACATCACGTTGAGTTCGAAATTGCCGGACTGGCCGGCGATGGTGATCACCGTGTCATTGCCGATGACTTGTGCGGCAACCATCGCGGTGGCTTCCGGAATCACCGGGTTGACCTTGCCCGGCATGATCGAGGAGCCCGGCTGCAGGCCTTCCAGTTCGATTTCACCGAGGCCGGCCAGCGGGCCGGAGTTCATCCAGCGCAGGTCGTTGGCGATTTTCATCAAGGACACGGCGGTGGTCTTGAGCTGCCCGGAGACCGCGACGGCAGTATCCTGGGAGCCAATCAGCGCAAACAGATTCTTGCCGGGCGTGAACTGAACCTGGGTCAGGCTGCTCAGTTGTTGGCTGAAGCGCGCCGCAAACTCAGGATGCGCATTGATCCCGGTGCCGACGGCCGTGCCGCCCTGCGCCAGCGCCTGCAAGCTCGGCAGCAGGTCTTGCAGGTGGCCGATATTCGCCTTGAGCTGCTGGGCCCAGCCGTTGAGTACCTGGCTCATGCGCACCGGCATGGCGTCCATCAGGTGCGTGCGGCCGGTCTTGACGAAGCGGTGCACCTCTTCAGCCTTGTGCTCGATCACCTGCACCAAGTGCAGCAATGCCGGCAGGGTCTGTTCATGCAGCACCAGCGCCGCGCTCACATGAATGGTGGTCGGAATGATGTCGTTGCTGCTCTGGCCGCAATTGACGTGGTCATTGGGGTTGACCGGCTCACCCAGCAAACGGCTGGCGAGGGTCGCAATCACTTCGTTGGCGTTCATGTTGGAGCTGGTGCCGGAACCGGTCTGGAAGATATCCACCGGGAAGTGCTGCATGAAGTCGCCTTCCAGCAAACCCTGGGCAGCATCGACGATGGCCTTGCCTTGGGCTTCACTCAGTTGTTTGAGCTCAACGTTGGCCTTGGCGGCGGCCGCCTTGGCCAGGATCAGCGCACGGATGAACTGCGCCGGCATGCGCTGGTGGCTGATGGGAAAGTTGTTCACCGCACGCTGGGTTTGCGCGCCATACAAGGCCTCGGCGGGCACTTGCAGTTCGCCCATGCTGTCGCGTTCGATACGGGTGTTACTCATCGGAAGATCCTTGCACCAGGTCGGAGTGAGAAATCGATGGAAGCAATTCGCAGGTCGCCAATTGCCAGGCAAAGGTCTGCCAGCGCTTGAGGCGGCAGGCACAGTGAGAAAGTTTTTCCAGGTCACGCAACGGGCGCCAGGCCTGGTCCAGGCACATGGACCGCCAATGCCAGGGCAAGGCGATGTCGGAGGCGGTGTCGAGCAGCAGGCGAAATGAGGTTTCGCCGATGGTCCACGGATGGGTCGCAGTGCAACAGGCGAGGTACCGGCCTTCGGCCAGGTAATGTTCGATCAGGCGGGGCTCGTCGGGATCAAGGCCGCAGCGAATCTGACGACTCATCCAGCGCCAGCTTTCCAGGTAAGGATCCTCATGCAGGACAGAACTCATGATCCACGCTCATTCGGTAATGATATTTATTATTAAATGATATTGAGAATCAAAACAAGCATCTGAGGTGATCACACGGAATTTCGGGCATAAAAAAGGCGCGCCACCCAATGGGTGGCGCGCCTTTTTTACAGCGTCTGTCGGCGGGTCAGCTGCCGGCGACGGTCATCTTCTCGATCAACACCGAACCGGTGCGGATGTTGCTGCGCAGTTCCAGGTCATTACCCACCGCGACAATCTGCTTGAACATGTCGCGCATGTTGCCGGCGATGGTCACTTCCTGCACGGCGAACTGGATTTCACCGTTTTCTACCCAGAAACCTGCCGCGCCACGGGAGTAATCGCCCGTGACCATGTTCAGGCCATGGCCCATCAACTCGGTAACCAGCAAGCCGCGGCCCATGCGTCGCAACAACGCCGCCTGGTCTTCGTCGCCATGGGTGATGAACAGGTTGTGCACCCCGCCCGAGTTGGCCGTGCTGGGTAGCCCAAGCTTGCGACCGGCGTAGGTGCCCAACACGTAGGACACCAGCTCACCGTTCTCGACGAACGGCTTGGCGTAGGTCGCCAGGCCATCACCGTCAAACGACGAACTGCCCATGGCGCCCATCAGGTGCGGGCGCTCATCGATGGTCAGCCACTCCGGGAACAGCTTCTGGCCGATCGCGCCTTCCAGGAACGACGACTTGCGGTACAAATTGCCGCCGGAAATCGCCCCGAGGAAGCTGCCGAACAAACCACCGGCCAGTTCTGCCGAGAACAATACTGGCACTTCGCAGGTCGGCACCGGGCGCGCGCCCAGGCGGCTGGCCGCACGCTGCGCGGCACGTTGGCCGATAAGTACCGGGTCCATCAGCAAATCGCCCTGGCGATTAACGTCGTACCAGTAATCACGCTGCATCTGGCCGTTGGCTTCGGCGATCATCACGCAGCTCAGGCTGTGACGTGTCGAGGCATAACCGCCGATAAAGCCGTGGCTGTTGCCATACACGCGGCAACCCTGATGGGTGCTCAAGGTGGTGCCATCAGCGTTCTTGATCCGGCTGTCGGCATCAAATGCCGCCGCTTCACAGGTCAGCGCTTGCTCAATGGCCTGCTCCGGGGTGATGTCCCAGGCATGAAACAGGTCAAAATCCTTCAAGTCACGAGCCATCAAGGCCGCATCGGCCAGGCCCGAGCTTTCGTCTTCAGAGGTGTGCTTGGCAATCGCCAGTGCGGCGGCGACGGTTTCACGAATCGCGTCCGGGCCACTGGCGGAGGTGCTGGCAGAACCTTTGCGCTGGCCCACATACAACGTGATGCCAAACCCCTGGTCGCGGTTGAATTCGACGGTTTCCACTTCCCGCTGACGCACCGATGTCGACAACCCCTGCTCCAGGGAAACCGCCACTTCACAGGCACTGGCCCCCTGGCGCTTGGCCTCGGCAATGATCTGCTCGACTTGTTCCTGCAGTGCCGGTAACGCTTGCGGACCGACGCTTTGGGCTGCACTCATGGTTTTCTCCACTCAAATTCTGCTTTCGGTTAAGGCCTTCGAGCGACCGGGCCGGACAAGCGGCCCCCGACTGGTTATCATGGCGGCGTTTCTTTGCGGACTGCCACCATGGTTGATTCTTACGACGACTCCCTCGATGGGGAGAAAAGCAAATCTCAGGTCAAACGCGAGCTGCATGCTCTGGTTGACCTCGGCGAGCGCCTTACAACACTCAAGCCTGACTTGTGTGCAAAACTGCCATTGACCGACGCTCTGCGCCGGGCTCTGAACGATGCGCCCAAGCACACCGCGAATATCGCGCGTAAACGGCACCTTATGTTTATCGGCAAACTGATGCGCGACCAGGACACTGACGCCATTCTGACCTTGCTCGATCAACTCGATGCCTCCACTCGCCAGTACAACGAGCGCTTCCATAACCTGGAACGCTGGCGTGATCGCCTGATCGCCGGCGATGACGCGGTACTGGAGAAGTTCGTCATCGAGTACCCGGATGCCGATCGCCAACAATTGCGCTCCCTGATCCGTCAGGCCCAGCACGAACTGGCGCAAAGCAAGCCACCGGCCTCCAGCCGAAAAATCTTCAAGTACATCCGTGAGCTGGACGATAGTCAACGCGGCCTGCGCTGACCCTCTTCCCCGGGTGGCGACCTTCGCCACCCGAAGCTCCCGCTCCTACGACCCCGTGCCACCCACGGTGATCGCATCAATTTTCAAGGTTGGCTGGCCAACACCCACCGGCACCGACTGCCCATCTTTCCCGCACGTGCCTACGCCGCTGTCCAGCGACAGGTCGTTACCGACCATCGACACCTTGCTCATGGCTTCCGGGCCATTGCCAATCAACGTTGCACCCTTGACCGGCGCGGTGATCTTGCCGTCTTCGATCAAGTACGCTTCGCTGGTGGAAAACACAAACTTGCCGCTGGTGATGTCCACCTGCCCGCCGCCGAGGTTGGCGCAGTAGATACCGCGTTTCACCGAAGCGATGATTTCGGCCGGGTCGCTTTCGCCACCCAGCATGTAGGTGTTGGTCATGCGCGGCATCGGCAGGTGCGCGTAGGACTCGCGACGCCCGTTACCGGTACGCGCCACACCCATCAGGCGGGCGTTGAGCTTGTCTTGCATGTAGCCCTTGAGCACACCGTTTTCGATCAGCGTGGTGCACTCGGTGGGCGTGCCTTCGTCATCAACGCTCAATGAACCGCGACGCCCGGCCAGGGTGCCGTCATCGACGATGGTGCAGAGCTTGGACGCAACCATCTCGCCCATGCGCCCGCTGTAGGCGGAACTGCCCTTGCGGTTGAAGTCACCTTCCAGGCCGTGGCCCACCGCTTCATGCAGCAGTACGCCAGACCAGCCGGAACCCAGCACCACCGGCAACGTACCGGCCGGCGCCGGAATCGCTTCCAGGTTGACCAGCGCCTGGCGCAGCGCTTCACGGGCATAACCCATGGCGCGGTCTTCGGTGAGGAAATAACGGTAGTCGGTACGCCCGCCGCCGCCATGGCCACCGCGCTCGCGGCGGCCGTTCTGCTCAACGATGACGCTGACATTGAAGCGCACCAGCGGCCGCACATCCGCCGCCAGGCCACCATCGGTGGAGGCCACGAGAATGCGCTCCCACACACCGGCCATGCTCACGGTGACTTGCTGGATACGCGGGTCCAGGGCGCGGGTTGCCGCGTCGACGCGCTTGAGCAGCTCGACCTTTTCGGCACGGCTGATCACTTCCAGCGGGTTATCCGGGGCATACAACTGGGCCACGTCCTGGGTGCTGAACGCCTGCACCGTGCCGTTTTGGCCGGCACGAGAGATCGAACGGGCGGCGCGAGCCGCCAGGCCCAAGGCCTCCAGGGTGATGGCGTTGCTGTAGGCAAAACCGGTTTTTTCTCCGGACTGTGCCCGCACGCCCACGCCTTGGTCGAGGTTGAAACTGCCTTCCTTGACGATCCCGTCTTCCAGGGCCCAGGACTCGGAAATCTGCCCCTGGAAATACAGGTCGGCAGCATCGATGCCTGGCCCGGCCAGATCGCCGAGGACCGCTTGCAAGCTTTCGATGGTCACGCCACCGGGCGCCAGGAGGTGTTCACTGACTGAGGACAACAACTCGCTCATAGGTTTGGCCTTAAATTCATCGTTCTGAAGCAGGTCGCTGCGCGCCCTGCGAGAAAAAGCGCCGATGGCCCGCCACCGGCATGCGCGCCCGTATGGACGCCTGTTCACTGCTATCGCGTTCGGCCAGCAACACCGCTTCGCCTTGATCTTGTTGTGCCAGCACGCGCCCCCATGGGTCGATGATCGCTGCATGCCCGAAGGTTTCCCGTGGCCCTGGATGCACACCACCCTGGGCGGCCGCCAGCAGGTAGCACTGGGTCTCGATGGCCCGCGCACGAATCAGCACGTCCCAGTGCGCGGCGCCCGTCACCGCCGTAAAGGCCGAGGGCGCGGTGATCAGTTCGGCCCCTGCAGCGCGCAATTCGCTGTACAGCTCCGGGAAGCGCAAGTCGTAGCACACCGTCAGCCCCAGGCGACCCACCGGGGTATCCGCCACCACCACCTGGCTACCATGAGCATAGTCATCGGATTCACGATAACGGCCCCGGGCATCGGCCACGTCGACATCGAACAGGTGCAGCTTGTCGTAACGGGCAACGATTTCGCCCTGATCATCGATCAGCAACGAGCAGGCGTTGGGCTTGGCGTTGGGTTGGTCCTTAGGAGGCAACGGCAACGTGCCGGCCACTATCCATAAGGTGAGGTCGCGGGCGGTCTGTTTCAACCATGGCAGGATAGGACCTTCGCCCAAAGCCTCGGCGCGACCAATATCGGCCACGTCGCGACGGCCCATGGCGGCGAAGTTTTCCGGGAGTACGGCAAGCCTGGCACCGCCCGCCGCCGCTTGCTCCAGCAGGCGCCGGGCCTGGGCCAGGTTGGCCAGCACATCGCTTTGGCTGACCATTTGAATTACCGCAAAGGACATGGGCCCACACTCCATAAAAAGCATGAGGCCATGCTACTCCACAGGTACTCAGTTTGGCTTTTCAAATGGCTTGTCGAAGGTGATTTTCGGATCCTTCCACGGGCCTTCTACCTTGTACTGCACGCTGGCGAAACGCGAAACGCGGTCACCAATCAACTTGTCGATCAAAAACAGCGCACCGCCAATCGCCGGCGCGCCGACGATCAGCGCGGCAATCGGCAAGTTGTTGGTGACCGGCAGCGTCACCAACAACTTGGCATCCACCCGATCAGCCACCAGGTCCAGGGTGCCATTGATCTCCAGGTTGCTCGACGGGCCCGTCATGGTGATCGGCTCACGGGTCACAAACACGCCATTGCTGGCCGCCAGCAAGCCCTTGACCCGGTCGTAACTCAAGCCTTTGCCGAGCAGGTCCGAGAAGTCCAGGCGCAACCGGCGACCGATGGAGTTGAAGTTCAGCAAGCCAAACACCCGCAGGGCCTGGGCGCCGCCGTCCACTTCAACGAACTGGCCTTTGCGAAAGCTTGCGTCCAGGCTGCCGGAGAAGCGTTTTGGGCCGACCCAGGCCGGCGAGCCTGGCCAGCGTCCGTCCACATCCACGTGAAAATCTTCACTGGTCACGCTCGGCGCAAACCCCCAGCCCTTGAGCACGTCGCCAATGTTCTTGCCATCCAGGCGGCCCTTGTACCAACTGCTGCTGGCACCGGGAGCACCTTCCCAGCCACCGGCGCCCTGAAGCAACATGCCCTTGAGTCCCAAATTGAGACTGTTGAACGCCATGCCTTTGGTGGTTGGCCGCACTTTCAACGACCACGCACCTATCAGGTCAGGGCCCTGGAACAACTGGTTGATCGAGATATCCAGCGCCGGAATGTCCTTGGGATCGACATCAGCCAACGGGTCCGGCGCATTTTCATCCGCCTGCACCGTCGGGTCCACCGCAGGTAACTTCACGTACTGCAAGTTGATCGCAATCGGCGCGCCCTTGGCATCCGGTAGCCCCACGGTACCCTTGGCCTGCTGGCTGTCGAACTGCAAGCCCCAGGCGGCGGGTTTGCGATCCAGTTGCAAGTTGACCTGGTCAAACTGGGTGCCGAAGCCGGTCAGCTTGCCAACCTTGAAGTCGGCCCCGCTCAACAGCTGCTTGGCACTGCCGCCCGGGTCGTTGCCGGCGTAGCGGTCCACGAGTTTTTTCCAGGGGTCGATGTCCAGCTCCGACAACACACCACGAATACGCAAGCCTTTGCTGGCCGGCAACACGGCATCGCCATCGCCCAGGAACAGTTCGCCACGACCATCGGCAAAATTGTCAGCCGGGGCGGCGAAGGTGAAGCTGCCCAACTCGCCATAATCAAACCAGTAGCGGCGCTCCTTGCCCTGCAGGGTCATGCGGAACACGCTGTCTCGGCCCTGGCTCGCCGGCATGCCGAACGGTGCCGGGAGGTCCACAGCCACGCCCTTGAGGTTGGAACTGACCATTAGCTGGCTGTCGGCGCCGTCAAGGTTCAACTGCAGTTGGTAGGGGATATCACCCGACACCGGCAGCGGCTGGCTGACCTTCAGCCAGTCGGTCAGCCGCTTGACGCTGACCTGGCCTTTGGCAGTGACGCGGGTATTGAGATCGCCCTGTTTGCCATCGGCAAAAATCTGCGCGGTAATCGGCCGGTCGAAGGCCTGCGCGCTGATGTTCTGGCCACTCAGGCCCTTGGCGCTGTCGAAGCGGAAGTCGCCCTTGAGCTGGCTCAGGTCCAGCGTCGGCTCGGCCAGTTGCAGGCGCGCCTTGTCGGTCTTGAAGTCCACCACAATCTTGGGGTCGGCGCCCTTGGCCAACGGAATATCCAGGTCGAGCTTGCCTTGCAGATCGCCGTCGCCTTTCCAGCCGGCGAAGGTCGAGGCCGTGCCGATCGGTGCTTCCTGAAGGATTTTCAGGCCATCGCCCAGGCCACCGGCGAAATTACCGGTGAGCAGCAGGTGGCTGTCCTTGCCTTCGGGGGCATGGGGAATGTTGACGTAGATGTCATTGACCTTGGTGTCGAGCAACTGGCCCTTGCTGGCCAGGATGCGCACGCCGCTCTCCTCCACAAACACTTCACCCTTGACCTTGCTCACGTGCGGCCAGCCCGGCTGGAACGCCAACTCGGCGTCATGCACCTTGAAGAACAGGCTGATATTGCGCGAGGCAGGCAACGCGTCGTGGTTCAGCGAGCCTTGGTACTGGAAGAAGCCCTCGTCCACGGCGCCCTTGAGAATTGCGGTGCGCAGCCATTCATCGAGTGCCGGGCTCAAGACCGCCGGCAGGTATTTGGGGGTGAAGCGGCCATCGCCATCGACCATACCGACCCGCAGGTCCATATAGTCTTCCTGGCTATGGTCGAAATGCAGACGAATCAGGAAGTCGGCCGCAACCTTGCCCTCCTCACCCAGTACCTTGATGTACGGCGCAATGAGGGTGAAGCCTTCCTTATCCAGCTTCCATGTCAGGCGGGCATTGGCCTGAATGTACTGCCAGGGCTTGGCGAAAATCGGAAACAGGTGCAAGGAGAAGTCCTTGCTGTCCATGCGCAACTCGCCCTTGCCCAGGTCACCGCTGATGCTACCGCTGACATTACGCGCTGCCGGTGCGCCGAAGTAGGCATCAAAACCGATGCGGTCCAGGTTGGCCGCGAAGCTCACACGTTGGTCGGTGGTGTCTTGAGGGCGATAATCCAGCAATACATTACGCAGCGTGCCGGTGGCCTTCAGGTGATCCAGGGTAGTGGCGAATGCTTCCGGCAAGGGTGCCAGGGCATGCAGCAACGGCGTGATCGGCGTCAGGTCGAGGCGGTCGGCCTGCAGGTTCCAGACTTCCAGCGCCTTGTCGGTTGCCAGGGTTTGTTGCAGTTGCAGACGCGAC
This genomic window from Pseudomonas sp. Bout1 contains:
- the tldD gene encoding metalloprotease TldD, translating into MSELLSSVSEHLLAPGGVTIESLQAVLGDLAGPGIDAADLYFQGQISESWALEDGIVKEGSFNLDQGVGVRAQSGEKTGFAYSNAITLEALGLAARAARSISRAGQNGTVQAFSTQDVAQLYAPDNPLEVISRAEKVELLKRVDAATRALDPRIQQVTVSMAGVWERILVASTDGGLAADVRPLVRFNVSVIVEQNGRRERGGHGGGGRTDYRYFLTEDRAMGYAREALRQALVNLEAIPAPAGTLPVVLGSGWSGVLLHEAVGHGLEGDFNRKGSSAYSGRMGEMVASKLCTIVDDGTLAGRRGSLSVDDEGTPTECTTLIENGVLKGYMQDKLNARLMGVARTGNGRRESYAHLPMPRMTNTYMLGGESDPAEIIASVKRGIYCANLGGGQVDITSGKFVFSTSEAYLIEDGKITAPVKGATLIGNGPEAMSKVSMVGNDLSLDSGVGTCGKDGQSVPVGVGQPTLKIDAITVGGTGS
- the pmbA gene encoding metalloprotease PmbA, which encodes MSAAQSVGPQALPALQEQVEQIIAEAKRQGASACEVAVSLEQGLSTSVRQREVETVEFNRDQGFGITLYVGQRKGSASTSASGPDAIRETVAAALAIAKHTSEDESSGLADAALMARDLKDFDLFHAWDITPEQAIEQALTCEAAAFDADSRIKNADGTTLSTHQGCRVYGNSHGFIGGYASTRHSLSCVMIAEANGQMQRDYWYDVNRQGDLLMDPVLIGQRAAQRAASRLGARPVPTCEVPVLFSAELAGGLFGSFLGAISGGNLYRKSSFLEGAIGQKLFPEWLTIDERPHLMGAMGSSSFDGDGLATYAKPFVENGELVSYVLGTYAGRKLGLPSTANSGGVHNLFITHGDEDQAALLRRMGRGLLVTELMGHGLNMVTGDYSRGAAGFWVENGEIQFAVQEVTIAGNMRDMFKQIVAVGNDLELRSNIRTGSVLIEKMTVAGS
- the yjgA gene encoding ribosome biogenesis factor YjgA translates to MVDSYDDSLDGEKSKSQVKRELHALVDLGERLTTLKPDLCAKLPLTDALRRALNDAPKHTANIARKRHLMFIGKLMRDQDTDAILTLLDQLDASTRQYNERFHNLERWRDRLIAGDDAVLEKFVIEYPDADRQQLRSLIRQAQHELAQSKPPASSRKIFKYIRELDDSQRGLR
- a CDS encoding YhdP family protein, translating into MERLIRFFAALTRWGLGLCALLLVLAAVYVSLGRELTPLVAEYRGEIEAKARAALDMPLSIGSLEGRWSGFAPILMAHDVMIGEGNSALRLDQVQVVPDIWASLLAREVRIAHLEVSGLQVSVKEDQDGHWALQGLPVQDDQPLDPEQLLTHLQRVGQVSLLDSQVTLQPFDQAPLTLTYVGVSLQAGANRQRLDARLTLPDGQPLALNLRTRIRASQWKDGEIQAYLSLPQSDWAKWVPAKLTQQWKLTEFKAGGEFWLTWAKGTVQSAAVRLNAPQLKGSYADRKPTHIENLALTAYLQRSDNGLKVLFDSLAMNLGDTRWESRLQLQQTLATDKALEVWNLQADRLDLTPITPLLHALAPLPEAFATTLDHLKATGTLRNVLLDYRPQDTTDQRVSFAANLDRIGFDAYFGAPAARNVSGSISGDLGKGELRMDSKDFSLHLFPIFAKPWQYIQANARLTWKLDKEGFTLIAPYIKVLGEEGKVAADFLIRLHFDHSQEDYMDLRVGMVDGDGRFTPKYLPAVLSPALDEWLRTAILKGAVDEGFFQYQGSLNHDALPASRNISLFFKVHDAELAFQPGWPHVSKVKGEVFVEESGVRILASKGQLLDTKVNDIYVNIPHAPEGKDSHLLLTGNFAGGLGDGLKILQEAPIGTASTFAGWKGDGDLQGKLDLDIPLAKGADPKIVVDFKTDKARLQLAEPTLDLSQLKGDFRFDSAKGLSGQNISAQAFDRPITAQIFADGKQGDLNTRVTAKGQVSVKRLTDWLKVSQPLPVSGDIPYQLQLNLDGADSQLMVSSNLKGVAVDLPAPFGMPASQGRDSVFRMTLQGKERRYWFDYGELGSFTFAAPADNFADGRGELFLGDGDAVLPASKGLRIRGVLSELDIDPWKKLVDRYAGNDPGGSAKQLLSGADFKVGKLTGFGTQFDQVNLQLDRKPAAWGLQFDSQQAKGTVGLPDAKGAPIAINLQYVKLPAVDPTVQADENAPDPLADVDPKDIPALDISINQLFQGPDLIGAWSLKVRPTTKGMAFNSLNLGLKGMLLQGAGGWEGAPGASSSWYKGRLDGKNIGDVLKGWGFAPSVTSEDFHVDVDGRWPGSPAWVGPKRFSGSLDASFRKGQFVEVDGGAQALRVFGLLNFNSIGRRLRLDFSDLLGKGLSYDRVKGLLAASNGVFVTREPITMTGPSSNLEINGTLDLVADRVDAKLLVTLPVTNNLPIAALIVGAPAIGGALFLIDKLIGDRVSRFASVQYKVEGPWKDPKITFDKPFEKPN
- a CDS encoding HPr family phosphocarrier protein, with protein sequence MPALEIEIINKLGLHARASAKFVGVAGQFPCQIRAGRTQESMVDGKSIMAMMMLAAGKGTKIHLKTEGEQEQEALDALVALINNFFDEGE
- a CDS encoding carbon-nitrogen hydrolase family protein translates to MSFAVIQMVSQSDVLANLAQARRLLEQAAAGGARLAVLPENFAAMGRRDVADIGRAEALGEGPILPWLKQTARDLTLWIVAGTLPLPPKDQPNAKPNACSLLIDDQGEIVARYDKLHLFDVDVADARGRYRESDDYAHGSQVVVADTPVGRLGLTVCYDLRFPELYSELRAAGAELITAPSAFTAVTGAAHWDVLIRARAIETQCYLLAAAQGGVHPGPRETFGHAAIIDPWGRVLAQQDQGEAVLLAERDSSEQASIRARMPVAGHRRFFSQGAQRPASER
- a CDS encoding ZIP family metal transporter encodes the protein MGTETLAISSVRMFRYAFGSLLLLAGTALLVAQGLAWLDLEPRILRALQGGAICALGTALGAVPVLVIRRMPLAVSDTLLGFGAGVMLAATAFSLIVPGIAAAESLGLTPWAASGLISFGIMLGAFGLYLVDRKVSGASPEMLVGSAEHPVIPPRIWLFVFAIIAHNIPEGMAVGVSAGGGMPDADSLAMGIALQDVPEGLVIALVLAGAGMSRVKAFLIGAASGLVEPVFAVLCAWLVSLAQVLLPLGLALAAGAMLLVVTHEVIPESRRNGHDKLASLGLCIGFCLMMVMDTALG
- a CDS encoding class II fumarate hydratase, whose product is MSNTRIERDSMGELQVPAEALYGAQTQRAVNNFPISHQRMPAQFIRALILAKAAAAKANVELKQLSEAQGKAIVDAAQGLLEGDFMQHFPVDIFQTGSGTSSNMNANEVIATLASRLLGEPVNPNDHVNCGQSSNDIIPTTIHVSAALVLHEQTLPALLHLVQVIEHKAEEVHRFVKTGRTHLMDAMPVRMSQVLNGWAQQLKANIGHLQDLLPSLQALAQGGTAVGTGINAHPEFAARFSQQLSSLTQVQFTPGKNLFALIGSQDTAVAVSGQLKTTAVSLMKIANDLRWMNSGPLAGLGEIELEGLQPGSSIMPGKVNPVIPEATAMVAAQVIGNDTVITIAGQSGNFELNVMLPIIAQNLLNSLELLANSSRLLADKAIASFKVNEAKLKEALSRNPILVTALNPIIGYQKAAEIAKKAYQQGRPVIDVALEHTDLPRSQLETLLDPEKLTAGGV
- a CDS encoding superoxide dismutase — encoded protein: MSYTLPALPYAYDALEPHIDAQTMEIHYTKHHQTYINNLNAAVEGTEFAGWPVEKLVSSVQQLPEKLRAAVINQGGGHANHSLFWAVMSPKGGGKPEGALGKAIDEQLGGFDAFKEAFTKAALTRFGSGWAWLSVTPQKTLVVESSGNQDSPLMNGNTPILGLDVWEHAYYLLYQNRRPEYINAFYSVINWPEVAGRYQAALG